The genomic interval GTCTACGCGCTTGGGCAACCGGGGCGCTCGCCGCTCTACGCCCGCGTCCGCGCCCTGTGGGAACAGCACCGGGAGGCCGTGGCAGCCTGTCGACCGGACGGTGGACTGGTCGACGTGAGTCCGGCCGATTACCTGGCCAGGGTGCAGGCAATCCGCATGGAGGACGCCTATCACTCGCTGTCCATCGAGCGCTACCGGGTTACGCCCGAACTCATTCAAAAAGTGGCCGAGGAAGGGTGGGATCCGATCAACGATGTGGCCGATCAAAAGCAAATGGCAGCGATGGCCGCCAAGGGCTACCTGGACGCCTTCGAATTGGTGCGCGATGCCGCCGCACAGGTGTATGAGCATCGCACCGCCAACCCTGGCCTCGCGGCTCAGCTATTCGCCACTCAGCATCAGGCGTGGTACCAGAAGCTTTTCGGGCCATCTGTCGATGCTGGCATCCTCGACGTGGCCGACCTCGTAGGCTACCGTCGTCACATGGTGTTCCTGCGCGGCTCCCTGCACTCACCACCGCACTATGACTACGTGCTCGACGGCATGGATGGCCTGCGCGAATGCCTGGCAGCCGAGACGGACGCTTTCGTGCGTGCTGTCCTCGGGCATTGGCTCTTCGGCTTTGTGCACCCGTATATGGATGGGAACGGGCGTACCGCCCGGTTTGCCATGAACGTCCTGTTGGCGGTGGGGGGCTATCCGTGGACAGTCATCCGTGTCGACAACAGGGATGAGTATATGCGCGCTCTCGAGTCAGCAAGTGTGGACGACAATCTGTCCGTATTTGCCAGCTTTATTGCGACGCAAATTGTTCGGGCGGCAGACGCCGGCTAGCAATAGTGAGCTTGGCAGTTGCGCCACTACCGCCACGCGCTCATCGTGCGCAACCCGCGACACATAGCCCGACCAGCCAAGCAGCACAAGTGCAAACGCCAGCAACACCTGGACCTGGACGCCCACGGAGTAATGACGCGCTACCCATAGCCGTGCGATAAGCGCGAGCAGCGTCACCGCGGCCAGTTGCCCGGTGAATTTGGCTACGCTTTCGAGGGCGACGTTGTCGCTCCAGGCAAACAGGGACGGCAGCGCCAGCGCGATGAGGATTAGCGCGAATGCGATTCTGCGCGTGCGGGTCGATTTATTGATGAGTTCAATGCTGCGGCGGTCATACATGACGCGGATTCCCCTGTTGATTTTGAGTAATGTGGCCGGACCAGGCGCATGCGCACCGTCCGCGGTTGCGTCTATTTTATTGGCAAATCGATATAAATGGGATGCGGCGCCGATGGCATTACCTTAAGCGATTCCATAATCGATGTAGGGTGGGTTAGGCACGCAGTTTGTGCCGCTTGTCCTCGGGTGATCTGGCCGGGGATAACCCACCTGATGTGCCGCCAGGCACTCATAAAAAGGCGTTGTGTTGCTACGCAACGCCTGGTGGGTTATTTAACCCACCCTACATTTGAGCGCCTGTGCGCAACTCGCAAAAATCATAAAGACGGCCGGCGCGTGAGTTTGTTCGGATAGCACGACACTATCGATCGCATTGCAAAAACCAATTGGAATATTCGCTTCGGAAAGCATACATTGGGCCGTGCATTCAGTTAACCGGAGGAGAAGACCATGTCTGACAACAAATGTCCGTTTGTTCACAGCGCCGGGAGCGGTAAGTCGAACCGCGATTGGTGGCCGAAGCAACTGAACCTCGAAATCCTGCACCAGCATACCCCCGAGTCCAGCCCGATGGGCGCGGACTTCAACTACGCAGAGGAATTCAAGAGCCTTGACCTCGTGGCCGTGAAGAAGGACCTCACCGCCCTGATGACCGACTCGCAGGAGTGGTGGCCCGCGGATTACGGCCACTACGGACCTTTCTTCATCCGCATGGCCTGGCACAGCGCGGGCACCTACCGCACCGGCGACGGACGCGGCGGCGCGGGCCACGGCAACCAGCGTTTCGCCCCGCTCAACAGCTGGCCCGATAACGTCAACCTCGACAAGGCCCGCCGGCTGCTGTGGCCGGTCAAGCAGAAATACGGCAGGAAAATTTCCTGGGCCGACCTGCTCATTCTCGCGGGCAACGTCGCCATGGAATCGATGGGCTTCAAGACTTTCGGATTCGGCGGCGGACGCGAGGACATCTGGGCGCCGGAGATCGACGTCTACTGGGGCAATGAACAAAAGTGGCTGGACGACAAGACGCGCTATTCCGGCGAACGCGACCTGGAAAATCCGCTCGCCGCCGTGCAGATGGGCCTGATCTACGTCAACCCGGAAGGCCCGGGCGGCAACCCGGACCCGCTCGCGTCCGGCCGCGACGTGCGCGAGACCTTCGCGCGCATGGCGATGAACGACGAAGAGACGGTGGCGCTCACCTGCGGCGGCCACACCTTCGGTAAATGCCACGGCGCCGGCGACGCCAAGCTGGTCGGCCCCGAGCCCGAGGCAGCCGGCATCGCCGAGCAGGGCCTGGGCTGGAAGTGCGCCCACGGTAGCGGCAAGGGCGGCGACCAGATCGGCAGCGGCCTGGAAGGCTCGTGGACGCCGACCCCGACCCAGTGGGACATGAGCTACCTCGACATGCTGTTCGGCAACGAGTGGGAGCTGAGCAAGAGCCCGGCGGGAGCCCATCAGTGGACGCCGAAGCAGGCGACCGACAGCAATCTGGCACCGGCCGCGCACGATGCGTCGAAGCGCGTGCCGATCATCATGACCACCGCCGACATGGCGATGCGCATGGACCCGATCTACGAGCCGATCGCACGGCGCTTCCACGAAAATCCGGAAGAATTCGCCGACGCCTTTGCCCGTGCCTGGTTCAAGCTGACCCACCGCGACATGGGTCCCCGTGCGTGCTACCTTGGCCCCGAAGTGCCCAGGGAAGCGCTGATCTGGCAAGACCCCATCCCCGCCGTCGATCACCCCCTGATCGACGACCGGAACGTTGCCGCCCTCAAGGCCAAAGTGCTGGCGTCCGGGCTGAGCGTTGCGGAGCTGGTCTCGACCGCCTGGGCCTCGGCCTCGACCTTCCGCGGCTCCGACAAGCGTGGCGGCGCCAACGGCGCGCGTATCCGCCTTGCGCCGCAGAAGGACTGGGAGGCCAACCAGCCGCAGCAACTGGCCAAAGTGCTCGGCAAGCTCGAAGATATCCAGCGCGGGTTCGACACCGGTGGCAAGAAGGTCTCGCTGGCCGACCTGATTGTGCTGGCCGGCTGCGCCGGCGTCGAAGAGGCGGCAAGAAAAGCCGGCCATGCAGTGACGGTGCCCTTCGCGCCGGGCCGCATGGACGCCGCGCAGGAACAGACCGACGTGGACTCCTTTTCCGTGCTCGAACCGGTCGCCGATGGCTTCCGCAACTACCAGAAGGCCAGGTACTCCGTCACGGCCGAGGAACTGCTGCTCGACAAGGCGCAACTGCTGACGCTCACCGCGCCCGAGATGACGGTGCTGGTCGGCGGCCTACGCGCGCTGAACGCGAATGTCGGCCAGTCCGGGCACGGGGTCTTCACCCGGCGGCCGGAGGCGCTCACGAACGACTTCTTCGTCAACCTGCTCGACATGGGCACGGCGTGGAAACCCGTTTCGGACGCCGAGGACTTGTTCGAAGGGCGCGACCGCAAGACCGGCGAAGTCAAATGGACCGGTACCCGCGTCGATCTGATCTTCGGTTCGAACGCTCAACTTCGCGCCATCGCGGAAGTCTACGCGTGCAGCGATTCGCAGCAAGCTTTCGTGCGCGACTTCGTGGCGGCCTGGAACAAGGTGATGAACCTGGATCGCTTCGACCTGGCGTGAGCCTGGAAGATAGGTCTGGGAAGGCCGATATCGCGCAGCGTACCGACAGGCACTCATCAAAAAGGCGTTGTGTTGCTACGCAACGCCTGGTGGGTTATTAACCCACCCTACATTTTGTAGCGTCCGCGCCCGCAATTGCCCGCAGCCGCCCTCCACGTCCTGCCCCGCGGAGTGGCGCAGCTTGGTGAGGATGCCCTGGCGGTGCAGGACGCGCGCCATCTCGGCGGCGCGCGCCCAGCTGGGGCGCCGGTAATCGAAGCCGTCGACGCTGTTGTAGGGGATCAGGTTCATCACCGCGTATTTGCCGGCCAGCAGGCGGGCGATGCCTGCCAGCTCCGCGTCCGTGTCGTTGATCCCTTCGAGCAGGGTCCACTGGTACTGGATCGGGTAGGCGGTGGCGCGGGCGTAGGCTTCGCCCAGTTCGACCAGTTCGTCCGGCGCGATGTCCGGTGCCTTGGGGAGCAGGCGGCGGCGCAGCGTGGGGTCGGTGGTGTGCAAGGATAGGGCAAGGGCGGGCTTGACCGTGGCCTGGGACAGCCGCTCGAACACGCGCCGGTCGCCGACGGTGGAAAGGACCAGGTTCTTGTGGCCGATGCCGCCCTCCTTGCCGAGCAGGTCGATGGCTTCCAGCACGTTGTCGAGATTGTGGGCCGGCTCGCCCATGCCCATGAACACGACCTTTTTCACGGCCCGAAGGCTGCGCGCCAGGACCACCTGGGCGACGATCTCGGCGCTGCCCAGCTGGCGCAGCAGGCCGTCGCGGCCGGTCATGCAGAATACGCAGCCCACGGCGCAGCCGACCTGGGTCGAGACGCACAGGCCGTCGCGGGACAGCAGCACGCTTTCCACCGTCTGGCCGTCCGCCAGCGCCACCAGCAGGCGGACCGAGCCGTCCTCGCCGGGGTGCTCGGATTGCAGGCGCGCCAGGCGCTGCAGCTCGGCGGTGAAATCGGGCATGGCGTCGCGCAGGGCCAGGGGCAGGAAGTCCTCGGCGCGCCGCCTTTTGGTGCCCAGGGGCAACCCCTGGAGCCAGGCACGCAGCACGCGCCCCTCGTGGCAAGGCACGGCGCCCAGGTCGCGCAGACGTTGTCGGATATGTTGGATACGCATGATGGGTGCGGATGATAGCATCCGGTGTCAACGGCCCTGTCATTGCGAGCGCAGCGAAGCAATCTCGATTCTGGATAATCGATAAATTACAGATTGCTTCGTCGCTTCGCTCCTCGCAATGACGAGCAGATGGCGCTTCCCTGATACGTGCGGCAAGCGATTGTTTTTACTCTGTGATCTCTGTGATCTCTGTGTCTAACCGAGCTTTTAAGCGGTCGGATGCGCACCTGTCCCGCTGTGCGAAAGGGCGCACTGATTCCGCCCGAGCTCCAGTTCGCTGGCCTTGGCCTCGTCCACCTGGAGCAGGCCGGTGTTGACGCGCCGGATGTCGTCGTAGGTCGGCGGATGCTGCGGCAGGTGTTCCAGGATGTAGGCGATGAACGCTTCCAGTCCCTCGCCCAGCGCGCGCAAGCCCTCGTTGCTGCCGCGTAGCGCGCCGATGGGGGCGCGGTAGCAGCCCTGCTGGTCCGCCTCGCCCATGTGGCTGAAGTGGGCGGGGAGCACGACGGTGTGGTCGGGCAAGGCCAGCACCCGTTGCAGGGAACTGAACAGCAGCGGCGCCCAGGTCTTTGCCCGGCCGCCCAGGTCGGGGCGGCCGATGGTGCCGATGAACAGGGTGTCGCTGGTCAGCAGAAAGCGGTCGTCCACCAGCGGGTTGGTCATGCCGAGGGTATGGCCGGGGAGATGAAGCGCTCGCACGCTCACCTCGCCCAGCCTGAAGGTCGTTTCGTCCTCCAGGTAACGGAATGAATATGTCGCCGGGAGCTGGTCGTCGGGATGGATGCTGTCGTAGGGATGCAGCCAGTAATCCACCCCCAGCGCGCTCGCCAGGGCCATGCCGCCGCTCAGGTGGTCGGCCTGGAGATGGGTGTCGAACACGGTGGTGATGCGCCAGCCCCGCTCGGCGGCGATGCGGGTGTAGACGTCGATGTGGCGCGCGGCGTCGACCACCATGGCCTCGCCGCCGCTGGCCAGCAGGTAGCTGAGGCAGCCGCGCGCCGGGCGGCTGATTTGCAGGAGGGTGAGGCGATCGCTCTCCTCCACGGCGCGCATTTCGTAGTGGTTGCCCCAGGCCGCCATGCCGCCTTCGAGGTTGAACGCCTGATAGCCGAGCCGCCGCAAGCCTTCCGCTACGTGGGCCGAGGTGTTGCCCTGGGCGCATACCGCCAGGATAGTCTCGTTCCGCGGCAGGCGGTCCTTCAGCCGCTCCGGGACCGCGCGGGCAACGGCCGCGGCGATTTCCTCATTTTCGTCCTCCAGGTCCAGCAGATCGAAATAGGGGGCGTTGATGGTCGGGATCGAACTCTTGCCCTCGATTTTCCAGGCATCGAACTCGTCCTGGTTGCGTACGTCCAGGATGAAGAAGCGGCCGCCCTTCTCCAGTTGACGGTGCAGCTGCGCCGGGCTCCAGGCAGGCATCTCGCGCGTGGTCATGTCATCCTCCCCTCCGCGTCAGACCTCATCGGCCATGTTCGGCTTCACTTTCTTCAGGAACGGGGCGACGAGGTCCATCGGCAGGGGGAACACGACGGTGGTGTTCTTGTCCGCGCCGATCACGGTCAGTGTTTCCAGGTAACGGAGCAGGATTGCCTGCGGCTCTTGCGCCAGTATCGCGGCCGCCTGGAAGAGTTTTTCCGCCGCCTGCAATTCGCCTTCGGCATGGATCACCTTGGCACGCCGCTCGCGCTCCGCCTCGGCTTGCCTGGCGATCGCCCGGATCATGGACTCGGTCAGATCGACCTGTTTGATCTCGACGTTGGAGACTTTGATGCCCCAGGTGTCCGTTTGCGCGTCCAGCGCTTGCTGAATATCCAGATTAAGCCGCTCGCGCTCCGAAAGCATGTCGTCCAGCAGGTGCTTGCCCAGCACCGAGCGCAACATGGTCTGTGCCAGCTGGCTGGTGGCGTTGAGGAAATCGACCACCTGGATGATGGCCTTTTGCGGGTCCACCACGCGGAAATAGACCACTGCGCTGACTTTTACCGACACGTTGTCGCGCGAGATGACATCCTGGGTGGGCACTTCCAGCACGACGGTGCGCAGGTCGACCCTTACCAGCTGCTGGATGGCCGGCACGATTATCACCAGCCCCGGCCCTTTCACCCCCCTGAAGCGCCCCAGCGTGAACAGGATCCCACGTTCGTACTCGCGGAAAATCCGGACTGCGTAACCCAGGAGCAAGAAAACAGCCACAGCCAGCAACAGGGCGAAAATTGAACCTATTTCCAGAGCCATTTCGTGCCTCCTTCGCATCGCTGCCGCGCATCCTCATGCTGCTAGGACTCTTGGCAAGGCGAACAGTTCAGGGGCAATCACGGGAAGGCGGCCTCTCCACGTTACCGTCGATCCCTTCACCCGTTTGATTACGCTGCTACGTTGAGCGTTGCTCAGCTATTGCGCCAAAGGCCCGGATGGTAATGCGGAACGAAGGCTTGGACGGACTCGCCCAAGGCGGATCGCTTTGCTCGCCACACATTAAAGGATTCTTTAATACATAAATCCACAATTAAAGAATCCTTTAACAGCCGAGCAGAATACGCCTTAAACCCCCGCATCCTTCAGCTTGCGGTACAGGGTGCGCTCGCCCAGCCCCAGCTTCTGGGCCAGCAGGCGCCGGTCGGAGCCGTGGCGCTCCAGCGCCCAGCGCAGGTAGCGCCGCTCGGCTTCTTCCAGGGGGACGATTTCTTCTTCCGCGGCTTCTTTCACGTAATCCGTAACCGGCTCCAGGTCCTCGGGCAGGTGCTCGGGCAGGATGGTGTCGCCGTCCGCCAGCAGGCAGGCGCGTTCCAGGATGTTGCGCAGCTCGCGGATATTTCCCGGGAACTTGTGTTCCAGCAAGGCCGCCAGCGCGTCCGGGTGGAGCGAGCGGCGCTGCTGGCATAGCCTCTGGAGCAGGGAATCCACCAGCAGCGGCAGGTCTTCCCTGCGTTCGCGCAAGGAAGGGACGCGGATGGGGAAGGCGCTGATGCGGTAGTAGAGGTCGCGGCGGAAGGTGCCCTCCTCCACCATGGCCTTGATGTCGCGGTGGGTCGCCAGCACCAGGCGGAAGTTGGCGCGCAGCGGCTCCAGGCCGCCCACCCGCCGGAAGGTGCCGCTTTCCAGCAGGCGCAGCAGTTTGACCTGCAGGCACAGCGGCATGTCGCCGATCTCGTCGAAAAACAGCGTGCCGCCGGCCGCGGCTTCCACCAGGCCGGTCTTGCGGGTGCTGGCGCCGGTGAACGCGCCCTTTTCGTAGCCGAACAGTTCGCTGCCGAACAGGGTTTCGGTCACGCCGGCGCAGTCCACCGCCACGAAGGGACCGCGCGCCCGCGTGCTGGCGTCGTGCAGCGCCTGCGCCGCCAGTTCCTTGCCGGTGCCGGATTCGCCCAGCAGCAGCACCGTGGCGTCCGACGGGGCCACCCGTTCCAGCAGCGCGATCAGGCGGTTGAATGCCGGGGAGCGCCCCACCAGGCCTTCCGCCGAGGGGCCGCTGCGCGCGCGGCGCACGGTGCGCACCGTTTCCACGTAGAACAGCACGCGCCCGGCGCGGTCGCGGATCGGCGCCACTTCCACGTCGACATGTTCCTGCCCGCGCGGCGTGTGATGGATGTGCAGGACGCGCGAGGCCTCCCCGGTATCGCGGCAGGTCTTGAGCGGGCAGCTCTCTCCGGCCTGGTCGCAGGGCACGGAAATGTGATGGGAAAGTTCGTAGCAGAAGTGGTGCGACAGGTCCTCGGGCACGCCGAATTGCTCGCGATAGGCGCGGTTGGCCGCCAGCACGCGGTAGTCCGCGCTGATGAACAGGCGCGGCTCGGGCATCGAGTCGATCAGCGCCGCCACGTCGGGCAGGAGTTCGGGTATGGGGTTTCCAGACAGGTCCATTTCGCCATCTCGTTCCGTTGATTAACCTGCCTTATCTTACATGAGCCCGAGCTAGAGCTGTCAGATTTGACAGCCCCGCCCTCTTCCCGGAGCCAAAACAATCTGAACAAAAAAATACTTATCGCCTCAACCTGCTGTTAACAATAATTTTTATAGGTGGCGCATTGGTCCTGGCACAGCGGTTGCTAACACGTCCCCCGAAGCGGCGAAGTGACATGCCGTAACAAACTAAAAATCATCTATCTGGGGGACGAGGGCTAATGAACTGGAATTTTCCCACCTTAACGCGCCGCGCATTTCTGAAGACGGCTGGCGCAGGCGCGGCGGGCGTCGCCGGACTGGGCCTGCTGAAGCCGGCAGGACTGGCGGGCGTGGCCGAAGCGGCGGACGGCGAGAGCAAGGTCGTGGAGGAGCAGACCTGCAGCATCTGCAACTTCTGCTCCTCGCTGTGCAACATCCGTGTCACCACCCGCGTCGAGGGCGGCATCAAACGCATCGTCAAGATCGACGGCAACCCCGACTCCACCCTCAACCGCGGCAAGATCTGCGCGCGCGGCCAGGCTGGACTGCGCCAGACTTACGACACCGACCGGCTGAAAACACCGCTGATCCGGGTGGAAGGTTCAAAGCGCGGCGAGATGAAATTCCGCGCCGCCTCGTGGGAAGAAGCCTACGCCTACATCGCGAAGCGGCAGAAGGATGCCAACATCCAGCCCTGGGAATGGACCATGGTGGGGGGATGGACCTCATGCGTGTTCTACATGAACTGGGCGGTGCCTTTCGCTCTTGCCAACAGCATCCCGAACATCATCGCCTCGCCCATGCAGGCTTGCGTTACCAACGGCCATCTGGGCACGGATACGGTGACCGGCAACTTCAACGTTCACGACGAGATCCTGCCCGATTTCGACAACGCCAAGTACATCCTGTTCATCGCCAACAACGCCTCGATCGGCGCGGTGTCGACCTGCCGCATGGTGCGCTTCGCCCAGGGGCGCAAGAACGGCGCCAAGGTGGTGGCCATCGATCCGCGGCAGTCCGAGACCGCGTCCAAGGCGGACGAATGGATCTCCATCCGGCCCGGCACAGACCTGGACTTCCTGCTGGCCATGCTCAAGACCATGCTCGAAGAGGGTCTCTACGACGCCGATTTCCTGCGCCAGCATTCCAACATGCCCTTCCTGGCCTACAAGGACGAGAAGGGCCTGCTGCACCTGGCACTCGACGCCAAGGGACAACCCCGCGTGGTGCAGGAACGCAGCTCGGAAATTCGTACCGTACCGGCCTATACCAACGCCAACGGCATGGACGTGGACGGTCGCCCGTGTTACCCGGCGCTCCACGCACCCGACGGGCTGATGCTGGACGGGCACCCGGTGATGACCGTGCTCCAGGCGCAACTCGAAGAGGTTCGGGCCTGCACCCCGGAATGGGCGGAGAACACCACCGGCATCTCCGCCGCCACCATTCGGCGCATCGCGCGCGAGTTCGGTGGCGCGCGTCCCGCCATCATCGATCCCGGCTGGCATGGCGGCCGTTACGGCAACATCATCATGATGCGCCGGGTCCAAGCCATGATTCAGGCGCTGACGGGCGGCATAGACAAGCCCGGCGGCTGGATCATGAGCGGCGAGGTGCACAAGAAGCAGGCAAATACCATCAAGGCCAAGCAGGAAGGCAAGGAAATCGGGCCGCCGCTCACCAGCATAGTCGGCTTGCCCTTTGCCAAACTGGTCATCGATGTTTTCTCGGACGGCAAGAATTTCAGCCACGGCAAGCCCGGCTGGTCCTGGGCCTACACCGAACAGGAACGGGCTGCGGGACGACCTTATGTGATGCTGCCGGTGCTGGCGGACGTGGGTTTCAAGGAATCGGTCGAGGGCACGCTCAACTACAAGGGCGAGCCCTACAACACCCGCGCGGTACTGCTTAACGCCGCCAATCCTGTGCGCCATTACTACCCCGACTCCCGCTGGAAGGAGATTCTTTCCCACAAGAACATGGAGCTGGTCATCGCCATCGATGTATTGCCGTGCGACAGCACCATGTATGCGGACGTGATCCTGCCCAACTCCACCTACCTGGAGCGCGGCGAACCCAATATTTACGCCAACGGGGTGAATCACGATTTGGCGTTCGCTACGCGCTATCCGGCCATCGACCCCTTGTACGATACGCGCGAGACGACCGATATCTTGTTCAAGATGACGGAAATCATCAGCGGCAAGACCGACGCCCTCATGGATACCGTTGAAAAACTGACCGGGCTGAACGCTGCCTCGGTCAAGAAGCATCTGGCCCAGAACAGCAAAAATGGGGCGAAAAACCCTATTTCCGCCGCATACCGCGATGTCGCCTTCGAACTGGCTGCCGAGGAGGCGGGCATTACCGTGAAGCAACTCGATACGGTGCTGCGGGACAAGGGGGTGCTCATCCTGGAAACCAAGGACAAGCTGCTGGAAAAATACGCCATGCCCCGGAAACTGCCGATGCCCAGCGGAAGCGGTCGGGTTGAGTTTTACTCCAGTCTGTTCGACGGCCTGCGTGGCATGGGTGGCACGGCACCGCAATTCAACGTGCTCGCCACGCACATCCCGACGGAATGCCGGAAAGGCGCTTCTTCCGGCAGTTTGGCGGATGACGAATTTTACTTTACCTACGGCAAGGCTCCCACGGTGTCGTATGCCTCCACCAACAACAACAATCCGGTGCTGGCTGCCATCAACCAGTTCAAGAAGGACATCTACACCCATATCTGGGTGCATCCGGCGCGTGCGGCGTTTCTCGGCATCCGGGATGGGGACCCGATTTCCATCACGAACTCGAAAACCGGCCAGAGCGCGAACGGTCATGTCCACCTCACTCGGCTTATTCACCGCGAGGCAGTGTTTTCCTACTCCGGTTTCGGCGCGGAGAACCCGGCGCTGACCCGTGCCGTAGGAGTAGGCACCGCCACCAACAAGCTGGTTCCCTACGAGCTTGAACCCGTAACCGGTGGTTTTCGTACCCAGGAGTTCACCGTGCGCATCAAGAAGATTGAAGGAAAAGGAGTACAGGCATGACCCGCTACGCGATGGTGATTGATCTGAATACCTGCGTCGGCTGCAATGCGTGCATGGCGGCCTGCTCGATGGAGAACCAGACGCCGGTATGGAAAGGCGCCTGGCGCACTTATGTGCACGAAAAGGAAATCGGCGTGGCCGAGCAGGTGCGGCGGCGCTTTTTCCCGCGCCTGTGCAACCACTGCGACAACCCGCCGTGCCTCACGGTGTGCCCCACCGGCGCCACTTACCAGCGCGACGACGGCATCGTGCTGATCGACCCGGAGCGCTGCATGGGCTGCCGCGCCTGCGCCATGGCCTGCCCCTACGACGCGCGCTACGAGGTGACCTACGACGACATCCGCGTCGGCAAGGAATTCTACGGCGAGTTGCAGCGCACCAGCCCGAGCATGGACAAATGCTCGTTCTGCGCCCACCGCGTGGACAAGGGCCAGAAGCCGGCCTGCGTCGAAACCTGCGTCGGCTCGGCGCGCCAGTTCGGCGACCTGGACAACCCCTCCGACCCGGTGGCGCAACTGGTGGCGAGCGGCGTTGCCCAGCCGCTCATGCCGCACCTCGGCACACGGCCCAACGTGTACTACATCGACGACATGAAGCGGAAAGGCTGAGCCATGAATACCATGACCTACACGACGCAACACATCTGGACCTGGTGGATCGCCCTGTACCTGTTCTTCGGCGGCCTGGGCGCGGCGACCCTCACCATCACCTTCCTCACCGACATGTACTGCCGCCCGCACCGCAAACTTGTTCTCTGGGGCGCGCTTTCCGGGGTGGTGCTGCTGGCGATCAGCTCTGCGGTGCTGTTCGGCCACCTGCTGCACCACACCGCGGTGATCTACGTACTCAACCCGCTGGTGTTCATCTTCAAGCCGGATTCATGGATCGCCTGGGGCACCCAGTTCATCCTGTGGATGATGGTGTGGGGCATGCTCTACGCCCTGCCCTACATGCGCGAAACGCCGCTGTTCATGCGCATCCCGCTGGTGCGCTCCATCCTGCAGTGGCCGCTGGTGAGCTGGCTTTCCGCCTGCTGCATGAAGCGCCGCCGCATCGTGGGCTGGCTGGCGTCGATCAACGGCATCGGCACCGCGGTCTACACCGGCCTCTTGATCCAGTCCTTCCCCGCCGTGGCGCTGTGGCACAACCCCGGCGTGCCGCTGCTGTTCACGGTGTCAGCCTTCTCCACCGCCTTCGCCTACCTGCTGCTGCTCTTGAACATCTTCATCACCGACGAAAACGACCAGGACATCCGCCACCGCTACGAGCGCATGGACCTGATCCTGATCGCCACCGAGCTGGTGATCCTGTTCAGTTTCTTCAATTACACCCTGTCAGGCTCGGAATCGGGCTACCGCTCGGCGCAACTGCTGTGGGGAGACTGGGGCTGGCTCATCGGCTTCATCGGCTTCGGCCTGCTGGTGCCGTTCATGATCGAGCTCAGGGGCGTAACCAAAGGCTGGCGCGGCCGCTTCCCCACCGTGGCGGCGGCGGTGCTGGTGCTGATGGGCGGCTACCTGCTGCGCCACTACTTCATGTACGCGGGGGTCTATGCCTACCCCTGGTGAACGCCTGCGCCTGCTCGGCGCCTTGCTGGCGGCGCCGGTGGCGGAATCGCGCGAACTGCTGGAAGATTTTTCCGCCCATCACGGATGGCTGGCGGCGCCCCTCGAGGAACTCGCCGCCACCTCGCTTGAGGAATGGCAGGCGGAGCATACGCGCCTGTTCGTCAACGGCCATCCGCGCACCGTTTGCCCGCCCTTCCAATCCGCCTGGCTCGACGGCATGATGCCCGGTCCCGCGACCGCCGCGGTGGCCGGACTGTACCGCAGGCTCGGGCTGGAGGAAGATGGCATTTCGCCCGATTTTCTCGGCACCATGCTGGAATGCGCCGCACACCTCGAAGAATCGCTGGGCGAACCAGGGCAGGGCGAGCAAGTTCAGGCCGTGCAAGTTCAGGCCGTGAAAGACGCGCTGTGGCAGGAACACCTCGGCCGCTGGCTGCCGCAATTCACCCAGGCGCTGCGCGACGAGAGCCGCCTGGCGCTCTACCGCGTGCTGGGCGGCCAGCTCGCCGCCGTGTGCGGAGAAAACTGTGCCTGAGCCAGCCTGGGAAGTGGGCGAC from Sulfurimicrobium lacus carries:
- a CDS encoding slipin family protein — protein: MALEIGSIFALLLAVAVFLLLGYAVRIFREYERGILFTLGRFRGVKGPGLVIIVPAIQQLVRVDLRTVVLEVPTQDVISRDNVSVKVSAVVYFRVVDPQKAIIQVVDFLNATSQLAQTMLRSVLGKHLLDDMLSERERLNLDIQQALDAQTDTWGIKVSNVEIKQVDLTESMIRAIARQAEAERERRAKVIHAEGELQAAEKLFQAAAILAQEPQAILLRYLETLTVIGADKNTTVVFPLPMDLVAPFLKKVKPNMADEV
- a CDS encoding sigma-54 interaction domain-containing protein, encoding MDLSGNPIPELLPDVAALIDSMPEPRLFISADYRVLAANRAYREQFGVPEDLSHHFCYELSHHISVPCDQAGESCPLKTCRDTGEASRVLHIHHTPRGQEHVDVEVAPIRDRAGRVLFYVETVRTVRRARSGPSAEGLVGRSPAFNRLIALLERVAPSDATVLLLGESGTGKELAAQALHDASTRARGPFVAVDCAGVTETLFGSELFGYEKGAFTGASTRKTGLVEAAAGGTLFFDEIGDMPLCLQVKLLRLLESGTFRRVGGLEPLRANFRLVLATHRDIKAMVEEGTFRRDLYYRISAFPIRVPSLRERREDLPLLVDSLLQRLCQQRRSLHPDALAALLEHKFPGNIRELRNILERACLLADGDTILPEHLPEDLEPVTDYVKEAAEEEIVPLEEAERRYLRWALERHGSDRRLLAQKLGLGERTLYRKLKDAGV
- a CDS encoding molybdopterin-dependent oxidoreductase — its product is MNWNFPTLTRRAFLKTAGAGAAGVAGLGLLKPAGLAGVAEAADGESKVVEEQTCSICNFCSSLCNIRVTTRVEGGIKRIVKIDGNPDSTLNRGKICARGQAGLRQTYDTDRLKTPLIRVEGSKRGEMKFRAASWEEAYAYIAKRQKDANIQPWEWTMVGGWTSCVFYMNWAVPFALANSIPNIIASPMQACVTNGHLGTDTVTGNFNVHDEILPDFDNAKYILFIANNASIGAVSTCRMVRFAQGRKNGAKVVAIDPRQSETASKADEWISIRPGTDLDFLLAMLKTMLEEGLYDADFLRQHSNMPFLAYKDEKGLLHLALDAKGQPRVVQERSSEIRTVPAYTNANGMDVDGRPCYPALHAPDGLMLDGHPVMTVLQAQLEEVRACTPEWAENTTGISAATIRRIAREFGGARPAIIDPGWHGGRYGNIIMMRRVQAMIQALTGGIDKPGGWIMSGEVHKKQANTIKAKQEGKEIGPPLTSIVGLPFAKLVIDVFSDGKNFSHGKPGWSWAYTEQERAAGRPYVMLPVLADVGFKESVEGTLNYKGEPYNTRAVLLNAANPVRHYYPDSRWKEILSHKNMELVIAIDVLPCDSTMYADVILPNSTYLERGEPNIYANGVNHDLAFATRYPAIDPLYDTRETTDILFKMTEIISGKTDALMDTVEKLTGLNAASVKKHLAQNSKNGAKNPISAAYRDVAFELAAEEAGITVKQLDTVLRDKGVLILETKDKLLEKYAMPRKLPMPSGSGRVEFYSSLFDGLRGMGGTAPQFNVLATHIPTECRKGASSGSLADDEFYFTYGKAPTVSYASTNNNNPVLAAINQFKKDIYTHIWVHPARAAFLGIRDGDPISITNSKTGQSANGHVHLTRLIHREAVFSYSGFGAENPALTRAVGVGTATNKLVPYELEPVTGGFRTQEFTVRIKKIEGKGVQA
- the dsrO gene encoding sulfate reduction electron transfer complex DsrMKJOP subunit DsrO, producing the protein MTRYAMVIDLNTCVGCNACMAACSMENQTPVWKGAWRTYVHEKEIGVAEQVRRRFFPRLCNHCDNPPCLTVCPTGATYQRDDGIVLIDPERCMGCRACAMACPYDARYEVTYDDIRVGKEFYGELQRTSPSMDKCSFCAHRVDKGQKPACVETCVGSARQFGDLDNPSDPVAQLVASGVAQPLMPHLGTRPNVYYIDDMKRKG